A genomic window from Halorubrum lacusprofundi ATCC 49239 includes:
- a CDS encoding NOP5/NOP56 family protein yields the protein MTDTDDNAGWFAGDESALRARIVDGEADEPRDWPGLAVESGFADSRDDYYDRLHETSVAATREAVRERERADDQQLVHAVRAMDDCERTANELAERAAEWAGSLFDDAEPGIEGARAVADREPTGELERRAVSLAARVVDLAAERDALAETIDRIAPAVAPNLAEMAGAELAARLIALAGGLEPLAKKPSGTLQVLGAEDALFAHLSGRAPSPKHGIIYTHEYVRNTRPEDRGSASRALAGKLTLAARVDHYSGERRETLHEELRERMATIRARAKDESDAAAEGDA from the coding sequence ATGACCGACACCGACGACAACGCTGGCTGGTTCGCCGGCGACGAGTCGGCGCTCCGCGCTCGGATCGTCGACGGCGAGGCCGACGAGCCGCGCGACTGGCCCGGTCTCGCGGTCGAGTCCGGATTCGCCGACTCGCGTGACGACTACTATGACCGCCTCCACGAGACGTCCGTGGCGGCGACTCGCGAGGCGGTCCGCGAGCGCGAGCGCGCCGACGACCAGCAGCTCGTTCACGCGGTGCGGGCGATGGACGACTGCGAGCGTACCGCCAACGAACTGGCCGAGCGCGCCGCCGAGTGGGCCGGGAGCCTCTTTGACGACGCCGAGCCGGGGATCGAGGGCGCCCGTGCGGTGGCGGACCGCGAGCCGACCGGCGAGCTAGAGCGGCGCGCCGTCTCGCTCGCGGCGCGGGTCGTCGACCTCGCCGCTGAGCGCGACGCGCTCGCCGAGACGATCGACCGGATCGCGCCGGCGGTGGCGCCGAACCTCGCCGAGATGGCCGGGGCCGAGCTCGCGGCGCGGCTGATCGCGCTCGCGGGCGGGCTTGAGCCGCTCGCGAAGAAGCCCTCTGGAACCCTGCAGGTGCTCGGGGCGGAGGACGCGCTGTTTGCGCACCTTTCAGGACGCGCTCCCTCGCCGAAACACGGAATCATCTACACCCACGAGTACGTTCGGAACACGCGACCCGAGGACCGGGGATCGGCTTCGCGGGCACTCGCGGGCAAGCTGACGCTCGCGGCCCGGGTGGACCACTACTCCGGGGAACGTCGCGAGACGCTCCACGAGGAGCTCCGCGAGCGGATGGCGACGATCCGGGCGCGTGCGAAGGACGAGAGCGACGCCGCCGCGGAGGGTGACGCATGA
- a CDS encoding fibrillarin-like rRNA/tRNA 2'-O-methyltransferase, whose product MSEPNLPAGVERREIGGETRLATRGPPVYGEPTADGWRAWDPGRSKLGGMFELGFETGLSGGETVLYLGAASGTTVSHVADFAGPTYAVEFAPRPARDLVEAAEPRDRLFPLLKDARTPKRYAHVVESDVDAIVQDVATRGQAEVAVRNARFLADDGRLLLAIKARSEDVTVEPETVFEGALDRLRETYEILETQRLDRFHEDHLGVVATPK is encoded by the coding sequence ATGAGCGAGCCCAATCTCCCTGCGGGCGTCGAGCGCCGCGAGATCGGCGGAGAGACGCGGCTGGCGACTCGCGGTCCGCCGGTGTACGGCGAGCCGACCGCGGACGGCTGGCGCGCGTGGGATCCCGGCCGCTCGAAGCTCGGCGGAATGTTCGAACTCGGGTTCGAGACGGGGTTGTCCGGCGGCGAGACGGTGTTGTACCTCGGCGCGGCCAGCGGAACGACCGTCAGCCACGTCGCGGACTTCGCGGGGCCGACGTACGCGGTGGAGTTCGCGCCGCGGCCGGCGCGGGACCTCGTTGAGGCGGCTGAGCCCCGCGATAGGCTGTTCCCGCTTTTAAAGGACGCACGGACGCCGAAACGCTACGCGCACGTCGTCGAGAGCGACGTGGACGCGATCGTGCAGGACGTGGCGACGCGCGGGCAAGCGGAGGTCGCCGTACGCAACGCGCGGTTCCTCGCGGACGACGGGCGGCTGCTGCTCGCGATCAAGGCGCGCAGCGAGGACGTGACGGTGGAGCCGGAGACGGTGTTCGAGGGCGCGCTCGACCGGCTTCGGGAGACCTACGAGATTCTGGAGACGCAACGGCTCGACCGGTTCCACGAGGACCACCTCGGCGTCGTGGCGACGCCGAAGTGA
- a CDS encoding endonuclease III domain-containing protein codes for MSTHAWTESRVRDLHDDLVSLYEPVDRVAEHGADPTAEPGEGVRQLVTTILSQNVADANTSRATTALFDRYDDFAAIEAADHEELKETIRVAGLADQKAARIQRALAAIREETGGAYSLAFLDAMATDDAKEWLMEIKGVGPKTASVVLNFHFGKPTMAVDTHVERVSKRFGLVPESASNQAAHDALDKLVPDELIYPLHVLLIRHGRERCSARGADCDNPVCERYCDCEFCA; via the coding sequence ATGTCGACGCACGCGTGGACCGAATCGCGGGTTCGCGACCTCCACGACGACTTAGTGTCGCTGTACGAGCCGGTGGACCGCGTCGCCGAGCACGGGGCCGACCCGACCGCCGAGCCCGGCGAGGGAGTCCGACAGCTCGTGACGACGATCCTGTCGCAGAACGTCGCCGACGCGAACACGAGTCGAGCCACGACGGCGCTGTTCGATCGGTACGACGATTTCGCGGCGATCGAAGCGGCCGACCACGAGGAGCTGAAGGAGACGATCCGCGTGGCGGGGCTCGCCGACCAGAAGGCTGCCCGGATCCAACGCGCGTTGGCCGCGATCCGCGAGGAGACGGGCGGGGCGTACTCGCTGGCGTTCCTCGACGCGATGGCGACCGACGACGCGAAAGAGTGGCTGATGGAGATCAAAGGCGTGGGCCCGAAAACCGCGAGCGTCGTGTTGAACTTCCACTTCGGGAAGCCGACGATGGCGGTCGACACCCACGTCGAGCGCGTCTCGAAGCGGTTCGGGCTGGTCCCCGAGTCGGCGTCGAATCAGGCGGCGCACGACGCGCTCGACAAGCTGGTGCCCGACGAGCTGATCTACCCGCTTCACGTCCTCTTGATCCGGCACGGCCGAGAGCGCTGTTCGGCCCGCGGCGCCGACTGCGACAACCCCGTGTGCGAGCGCTACTGCGACTGCGAGTTCTGCGCGTAA
- a CDS encoding phosphatase PAP2 family protein translates to MYALIGETLSGVRWVDRLAAEFVAAIRTPFLTEMMTSMTGLGSVTAGVVFVGLFYLAGWREEFVKSVVALSLLGIVVWGLMTLVERPFPPNPVCLTEGDAGTTSSFPSGHSAAVTAYAGIAWHSDELPFAVAAGFAGLISFSRIYLGTHYLSDTIFGIGLGIAAVLFAEWFLGRVSEEAIIDRLPFDADI, encoded by the coding sequence ATGTACGCGCTGATCGGCGAGACCCTGAGCGGCGTCCGGTGGGTCGACCGGCTCGCCGCCGAGTTCGTCGCCGCGATCCGAACGCCGTTCCTGACCGAGATGATGACATCGATGACCGGCCTCGGCTCGGTCACGGCCGGCGTCGTGTTCGTCGGTCTGTTCTACCTCGCCGGCTGGCGCGAGGAGTTCGTCAAGAGCGTCGTCGCGCTCTCGCTTCTCGGAATCGTCGTCTGGGGGCTGATGACGCTCGTCGAGCGCCCGTTCCCGCCGAACCCGGTCTGTCTGACTGAGGGTGACGCCGGGACCACAAGTTCGTTCCCGTCCGGGCACTCGGCCGCCGTGACGGCGTACGCGGGAATCGCGTGGCACTCCGACGAGCTCCCCTTCGCGGTCGCTGCCGGCTTCGCCGGGCTGATCTCCTTCTCGCGGATCTACCTCGGCACCCACTACCTCTCAGACACCATCTTCGGGATCGGACTCGGAATCGCCGCAGTGCTGTTCGCTGAGTGGTTCCTTGGCCGGGTCAGCGAGGAGGCGATCATCGATCGGCTGCCGTTCGATGCCGACATCTGA
- the sfnG gene encoding dimethylsulfone monooxygenase SfnG codes for MDTEFAYWVPNVSGGLVVSDWETETDWTYDYNLDLARTAESVGFDYALAQARFFGSYGADKQLEALSIANALAAQTDELHVIGAVHPGLWEPGPLANFIATSDRISNGRFSINIVSGWFKGEFTGFGQPWLEHDERYARSSEFIEVLKALWTEERATYDGRFYTIGKDIEGFEGAPLEPKPVQDPYPQVFQGGNSQAAREMAAKHSDVLFINGGSLQEIRAVIDDVEEYAEEFGTEPPRFAANAFVIQRDTESEAKEVLEGIIENATDEAVDAFKDQVKEAGQSSGEGEGMWADSDFEDLVQYNDGFKTGLIGTDDQIVERIRKLDAIGVDIVLAGFLDFEAELERFGETIIPAIDEADSLDPDEVDAVDEIEEVGGAKVAR; via the coding sequence ATGGACACCGAATTCGCGTACTGGGTGCCGAACGTCAGCGGCGGGCTGGTCGTCTCCGACTGGGAGACGGAGACGGACTGGACGTACGACTACAACCTCGACCTCGCCCGCACGGCGGAGTCGGTCGGGTTCGACTACGCGCTGGCACAGGCGCGCTTCTTCGGCAGCTACGGGGCGGACAAACAGCTAGAGGCGCTGTCGATCGCCAACGCGCTCGCCGCACAGACCGACGAGCTACACGTGATCGGCGCGGTCCACCCCGGGCTGTGGGAGCCCGGCCCGCTGGCGAACTTCATCGCCACGTCCGACCGCATCAGCAACGGACGGTTCTCGATCAACATCGTCTCCGGCTGGTTTAAAGGGGAGTTCACCGGATTCGGCCAGCCGTGGCTCGAACACGACGAGCGGTACGCCCGCTCGTCGGAGTTCATCGAGGTGCTGAAAGCGCTGTGGACTGAGGAGCGCGCGACCTACGACGGCCGGTTCTACACGATCGGGAAGGACATCGAGGGGTTCGAGGGCGCGCCGCTGGAGCCCAAACCGGTGCAGGATCCGTACCCACAGGTGTTCCAAGGCGGGAACTCGCAGGCGGCTCGGGAGATGGCCGCGAAACACTCGGATGTGCTCTTCATCAACGGCGGGAGCCTCCAAGAGATCCGCGCCGTCATCGACGACGTCGAGGAGTACGCCGAGGAGTTCGGCACGGAGCCGCCGCGGTTCGCCGCGAACGCGTTCGTCATCCAGCGCGACACCGAGTCGGAGGCCAAGGAGGTCCTGGAGGGGATCATCGAGAACGCCACCGACGAGGCGGTCGACGCGTTCAAAGACCAGGTGAAGGAGGCCGGCCAGTCGTCGGGCGAGGGCGAGGGGATGTGGGCCGACTCCGACTTCGAGGACCTCGTGCAATACAACGACGGCTTCAAGACCGGACTCATCGGGACCGACGACCAGATCGTCGAGCGGATCCGGAAGCTGGATGCGATCGGCGTCGACATCGTCCTCGCGGGCTTCCTCGACTTCGAGGCGGAGCTCGAACGCTTCGGTGAGACGATCATCCCGGCGATCGACGAGGCCGACTCCCTCGACCCCGACGAGGTCGACGCGGTCGACGAGATCGAGGAAGTCGGCGGCGCGAAGGTGGCCCGATAG
- a CDS encoding NADPH-dependent FMN reductase — protein MTDRTLLGIVGSVSADSRTRTAVEVALDAAADRHDVETEVLHLADYDLATADGRGIDNYEGDTAEALELVVEADAYVVGTPVYRGSYSGALKNLLDMVPRGQWQGDVAPFENAAVGLVATGATDHHFLAVDQELRPVFAFFGAHTVGGATYASGDDFEDGELVDEEIRERLATLGEATVELSAAIDNSEALGSLGPAI, from the coding sequence ATGACGGACCGGACGCTCCTCGGGATCGTCGGCAGCGTCTCCGCCGACTCCCGGACGCGGACCGCGGTCGAGGTCGCGCTGGACGCGGCGGCCGACCGGCACGACGTCGAGACGGAGGTGCTCCACCTCGCCGACTACGACCTCGCGACCGCTGACGGTCGCGGCATCGACAACTACGAGGGCGACACCGCCGAGGCGCTCGAACTGGTCGTCGAGGCGGACGCCTATGTCGTCGGCACGCCGGTGTACCGCGGCTCGTACTCGGGCGCGCTCAAGAACCTCCTCGACATGGTTCCGCGAGGCCAGTGGCAGGGCGACGTCGCTCCCTTCGAGAACGCGGCGGTCGGGCTCGTCGCGACCGGCGCGACGGACCACCACTTCCTCGCGGTCGATCAGGAACTCCGTCCAGTGTTCGCGTTCTTCGGCGCGCACACGGTCGGGGGCGCGACGTACGCGAGCGGAGACGACTTCGAAGATGGCGAACTCGTCGACGAGGAGATCCGCGAGCGTCTCGCGACGCTCGGCGAAGCAACCGTCGAACTGTCGGCGGCGATCGACAATTCGGAGGCGCTCGGGTCGCTGGGTCCAGCGATTTAA
- a CDS encoding aspartate aminotransferase family protein, with the protein MAGPPIHDLHFAEEPSVDQVPGPNSRRLLDRQEAIDSSAVAYPNDIPLAFEEGSGATLKDADGNVFLDFFAGIGVYNVGHANPYVNKGVHAQIDKLTHTVDFPTEPRLDLIDKLDEIAPGSLAGNSRFVFGGPTGSDAVEASIKLAKYNTGGNGLLAFRNSYHGATTGAMSITSNKKFKKPYAPLLPDVVHAPFPYPFREDRSPEESVDRALEEVRAIVEEPYGGLTDPAGIFVEPIQGEGGVVVPPEGFLSGLREIADENDLPLVFDEIQVGMGRTGEWWASEHYDVTPDVMTTAKALGGNGQPLSGTMYHEDLDTWGPGDHAGTYRGHVPAMVGGLRAIEYIQSHDLLDHATEVGAWIRDRLRDAGEGDPGLGQVRGKGLFVGAEFVDANGDPDDDRVEAIQQYCYEHGVLVWTAGQYGNVVRLLPPLVLTQRQAEVGTEIIADAIAATAE; encoded by the coding sequence ATGGCTGGACCGCCGATCCACGACTTGCACTTCGCAGAGGAGCCAAGCGTCGACCAAGTCCCCGGTCCGAACTCGCGGCGCCTCCTCGATAGACAGGAGGCGATCGACAGCAGCGCGGTCGCGTACCCGAACGACATCCCGCTCGCGTTCGAGGAGGGGAGCGGTGCGACCCTGAAAGACGCGGACGGCAACGTGTTCCTCGACTTCTTCGCCGGTATCGGCGTGTACAACGTCGGCCACGCGAACCCCTACGTCAACAAGGGCGTCCACGCGCAGATCGACAAGCTCACCCACACCGTCGACTTCCCGACGGAACCGCGCCTCGATCTCATCGACAAGCTCGACGAGATCGCTCCCGGAAGCCTCGCCGGCAACAGCCGCTTCGTCTTCGGCGGTCCCACCGGCAGCGACGCGGTCGAGGCGTCGATCAAGCTCGCGAAGTACAACACGGGGGGTAACGGGCTGCTCGCGTTCCGGAACTCCTACCACGGGGCGACGACGGGCGCGATGAGTATCACGTCGAACAAGAAGTTCAAGAAGCCGTACGCGCCGCTGTTGCCCGACGTGGTGCACGCGCCGTTCCCGTACCCGTTCCGAGAGGATCGCAGCCCCGAGGAGTCGGTCGATCGCGCGCTGGAGGAGGTCCGGGCGATCGTCGAGGAGCCGTACGGCGGCCTCACGGACCCGGCCGGCATCTTCGTCGAGCCGATACAGGGCGAGGGCGGCGTCGTCGTTCCGCCGGAGGGGTTCCTCTCGGGGCTGCGTGAGATCGCCGACGAGAACGACCTCCCGCTGGTGTTCGACGAGATTCAGGTCGGGATGGGACGCACCGGCGAGTGGTGGGCGTCCGAACACTACGACGTGACGCCGGACGTGATGACGACCGCGAAGGCGCTCGGCGGCAACGGCCAGCCGCTGTCGGGAACGATGTACCACGAGGACCTCGACACGTGGGGGCCCGGAGACCACGCGGGCACCTACCGGGGACACGTCCCCGCGATGGTCGGCGGGCTGCGCGCGATCGAGTACATCCAGTCGCACGATCTGCTCGACCACGCGACGGAGGTCGGCGCGTGGATCCGCGACCGCCTCCGCGACGCGGGCGAGGGCGATCCGGGACTCGGCCAGGTCCGCGGGAAGGGACTCTTCGTCGGCGCCGAGTTCGTCGACGCGAACGGCGACCCTGACGACGACCGCGTCGAGGCGATCCAGCAGTACTGCTACGAGCACGGCGTCCTCGTCTGGACGGCGGGCCAGTACGGCAACGTCGTGCGGCTGCTGCCGCCGCTCGTCCTGACGCAGCGGCAGGCGGAGGTCGGGACCGAGATCATCGCGGACGCGATCGCGGCGACCGCCGAGTAG
- a CDS encoding multicopper oxidase domain-containing protein has product MDPFTKFSTSNNVCITISLVNDATLSGQLTSGDSMTSNNETTDHDTENRKRLSRRSVLKTGGGLGAASVIPLSATSVTAQVEELTSPDSILNAGWQEIQIGNAKPAVMESTGSRKGAPYYHIEMAPGTHEHHPDIPDTPIWGYKGPNDDEGKYPGKTIEATQNQRLKVEFSNDPLPETHLLTDSVDTAVHGTKPEDYEDRYPDWVSQFEAFGGTFAFPEVRTVTHAHGVHVESASDGLPEQWQSPGGIEGPQFQKAVYDYPNRQSPATLWYHDHALGITRLNVYAGLAGFYLIRGRSDRRLGLPSGDQEIPLLFQDRMFHENGRYKYPAEFAPEFAGDVSVVNGKAWPTFVVQPRQYRFRLLNGSNGRFFDISLENENDGEVPTIYQIGTDLGFLQDVVPIGSGQDTTSLLLGPAERADVIVDFSEYAGDTLTVKNDAGFPFVSPDADNNDGGGLPELAQFRVADTDPETPVVDPTTLKLPGPETFREEATKTTRQMSLETTTLNGLDTHLLGEEGGRAGGEHWNDPVLTKPQIGTTEVWEITNNTPDSHPIHLHLVDFQVIGRGPDGTEPPEPTERGNKDTVNVYGGETVRIISRFGEFSGRYVWHCHILEHEDQEMMRPYEVIQGNSS; this is encoded by the coding sequence ATGGACCCATTTACCAAATTCTCGACATCCAATAATGTCTGTATAACAATTTCGTTGGTAAATGATGCAACTCTGTCGGGACAACTCACTTCCGGCGATTCGATGACTTCGAATAACGAGACAACAGATCACGACACGGAGAATCGTAAACGACTGAGTCGACGATCGGTATTGAAGACTGGTGGAGGCCTCGGAGCCGCGTCAGTCATTCCGCTCTCGGCGACCTCGGTGACTGCTCAAGTGGAAGAACTTACGTCACCGGATTCAATCCTCAATGCCGGCTGGCAGGAGATCCAGATCGGAAATGCGAAGCCAGCGGTCATGGAGTCCACCGGCAGTCGAAAGGGTGCACCCTACTACCACATCGAGATGGCACCGGGGACGCACGAGCACCACCCCGACATACCAGACACGCCGATCTGGGGGTACAAGGGCCCGAACGACGACGAAGGGAAGTATCCGGGGAAGACGATCGAAGCCACTCAGAACCAGCGTTTGAAAGTCGAGTTCTCAAACGATCCACTCCCCGAAACGCATCTCCTCACCGATAGTGTGGACACGGCTGTTCACGGGACGAAACCCGAAGACTACGAGGACCGATATCCAGACTGGGTAAGCCAGTTCGAAGCGTTCGGCGGAACCTTCGCATTCCCGGAAGTCAGGACGGTGACTCATGCCCACGGCGTGCACGTCGAGTCCGCGAGCGATGGCCTGCCCGAACAGTGGCAATCACCGGGAGGGATAGAAGGTCCGCAGTTCCAAAAGGCCGTCTACGATTACCCTAACCGGCAGTCGCCCGCGACGCTATGGTACCACGACCACGCCCTCGGGATTACGCGGCTCAACGTCTATGCCGGCCTCGCCGGCTTCTACCTGATTCGGGGCCGGTCAGACCGTCGCCTCGGACTCCCGAGCGGCGATCAGGAGATCCCTCTCCTCTTTCAGGACCGCATGTTCCACGAGAACGGTCGATACAAATATCCGGCCGAGTTCGCGCCCGAGTTCGCCGGTGACGTTTCGGTTGTCAATGGCAAGGCTTGGCCCACATTCGTGGTCCAACCGCGACAGTACCGGTTTAGGCTCCTCAACGGGTCGAACGGACGGTTCTTCGATATCAGTCTGGAGAACGAAAACGACGGCGAGGTGCCGACCATCTACCAGATCGGAACCGACCTCGGCTTCCTTCAAGACGTCGTGCCGATCGGATCGGGACAGGATACCACCTCCCTGCTTCTCGGGCCGGCCGAACGGGCGGACGTCATCGTCGACTTCTCAGAGTACGCCGGCGATACGCTCACCGTAAAAAACGATGCGGGCTTCCCGTTCGTGAGTCCAGATGCAGATAACAACGATGGTGGCGGACTCCCTGAGTTGGCGCAGTTCAGGGTGGCTGACACGGATCCGGAGACACCGGTCGTGGATCCGACGACACTCAAATTGCCCGGGCCAGAGACCTTCCGCGAAGAGGCGACGAAGACAACACGGCAGATGAGTTTGGAGACGACGACACTCAACGGGCTGGATACCCACCTCCTCGGCGAGGAGGGAGGTCGTGCGGGTGGCGAACATTGGAACGATCCTGTGTTGACCAAACCCCAGATAGGGACGACGGAAGTCTGGGAGATTACGAACAACACACCGGACTCTCACCCAATCCACCTTCACCTAGTCGACTTCCAGGTAATCGGACGTGGCCCCGACGGCACAGAACCGCCAGAACCGACAGAGCGCGGTAACAAGGACACGGTCAACGTTTATGGCGGAGAAACCGTCCGAATCATCAGCCGGTTCGGCGAATTCTCCGGACGGTATGTCTGGCACTGTCACATCCTCGAACACGAGGATCAGGAAATGATGCGCCCGTACGAGGTGATCCAGGGGAACTCCTCGTAA